The following coding sequences are from one Biomphalaria glabrata chromosome 8, xgBioGlab47.1, whole genome shotgun sequence window:
- the LOC106054674 gene encoding uncharacterized protein LOC106054674 isoform X1 has translation MSSRKRKIQHKRKHDNDNIDVCNDNESYRQTDLCDLKKGKYEGSHVGENPDPECGEANLSNFDCCKKHPGHRQFIPFHKLTLKHLPDGYQDHDLYEFIKSAGDQTVRLGVTESSRYRPEFWPKTNRPYPFYNSEKSNLRTGSGQIWGVDKFQNGDISSYHQNCWCIQCQNSDSPSHVWWEFNVYTATHVVFDDIEASHTSLRLFFDKNNCPVVTVDKVIVDLADIKGDLCVLTCVTCDNNLGNKVEKKWKNYEIKLMKVNKKFKMSKDKHRLNFIVSHPHGCCKHVSVGHWINRQKIGYKTRFTYTTCTCPGSSGAVVHFVGFDKWWMSDLVHCGTFKNKLNYSGTGYVT, from the exons ACCTATGCGATTTAAAGAAGGGTAAATATGAAGGGTCACATGTTG GTGAAAATCCTGATCCAGAATGTGGAGAGGCTAATCTCTCTAATTTTGATTGCTGTAAGAAACATCCAGGCCATAGACAGTTTATACCTTTTCATAAGTTAACCTTAAAACATTTACCTGATGGTTATCAAGACCATGATTTGTATGAATTCATTAAAAGTGCAGGTGACCAAACAGTTAGATTAGGTGTTACAGAAAGCAGTCGGTACAGACCAGAGTTTTGGCCAAAAACAAATCGACCATATCCATTTTATAATAGTGAGAAAAGTAATTTGAGAACAGGGAGTGGACAAATATGGGGTGTAGATAAGTTTCAAAATGGAGACATTAGTAGTTATCACCAAAATTGTTggtgtatacaatgtcaaaaTTCGGACTCACCGAGCCATGTGTGGTGGGAGTTTAACGTTTACACAGCCACGCATGTTGTTTTTGATGACATTGAAGCCAGCCACACAAGCTTGAGATTATTTTTTGATAAAAACAATTGTCCAGTTGTCACTGTTGATAAAGTTATTGTTGATTTGGCTGACATTAAGGGTGACTTGTGTGTGCTGACATGCGTGACATGTGACAACAATTTAGGAaataaagttgaaaaaaaatggaaaaattatgaaattaaGTTGatgaaagtaaataaaaaatttaaaatgtctaaAGATAAACACAGATTAAACTTTATAGTTTCACATCCTCATGGATGTTGTAAACACGTCAGCGTGGGCCATTggataaatagacaaaaaattgGTTATAAAACTAGATTTACTTATACAACTTGTACATGTCCTGGAAGTAGTGGAGCAGTTGTCCATTTTGTTGGATTTGATAAATGGTGGATGTCTGATCTTGTCCACTGTGGAACTTTTAAGAATAAATTGAACTATAGTGGAACAGGCTAcgttacataa
- the LOC106054674 gene encoding uncharacterized protein LOC106054674 isoform X2, giving the protein MSSRKRKIQHKRKHDNDNIDVCNDNESYRQTGENPDPECGEANLSNFDCCKKHPGHRQFIPFHKLTLKHLPDGYQDHDLYEFIKSAGDQTVRLGVTESSRYRPEFWPKTNRPYPFYNSEKSNLRTGSGQIWGVDKFQNGDISSYHQNCWCIQCQNSDSPSHVWWEFNVYTATHVVFDDIEASHTSLRLFFDKNNCPVVTVDKVIVDLADIKGDLCVLTCVTCDNNLGNKVEKKWKNYEIKLMKVNKKFKMSKDKHRLNFIVSHPHGCCKHVSVGHWINRQKIGYKTRFTYTTCTCPGSSGAVVHFVGFDKWWMSDLVHCGTFKNKLNYSGTGYVT; this is encoded by the coding sequence GTGAAAATCCTGATCCAGAATGTGGAGAGGCTAATCTCTCTAATTTTGATTGCTGTAAGAAACATCCAGGCCATAGACAGTTTATACCTTTTCATAAGTTAACCTTAAAACATTTACCTGATGGTTATCAAGACCATGATTTGTATGAATTCATTAAAAGTGCAGGTGACCAAACAGTTAGATTAGGTGTTACAGAAAGCAGTCGGTACAGACCAGAGTTTTGGCCAAAAACAAATCGACCATATCCATTTTATAATAGTGAGAAAAGTAATTTGAGAACAGGGAGTGGACAAATATGGGGTGTAGATAAGTTTCAAAATGGAGACATTAGTAGTTATCACCAAAATTGTTggtgtatacaatgtcaaaaTTCGGACTCACCGAGCCATGTGTGGTGGGAGTTTAACGTTTACACAGCCACGCATGTTGTTTTTGATGACATTGAAGCCAGCCACACAAGCTTGAGATTATTTTTTGATAAAAACAATTGTCCAGTTGTCACTGTTGATAAAGTTATTGTTGATTTGGCTGACATTAAGGGTGACTTGTGTGTGCTGACATGCGTGACATGTGACAACAATTTAGGAaataaagttgaaaaaaaatggaaaaattatgaaattaaGTTGatgaaagtaaataaaaaatttaaaatgtctaaAGATAAACACAGATTAAACTTTATAGTTTCACATCCTCATGGATGTTGTAAACACGTCAGCGTGGGCCATTggataaatagacaaaaaattgGTTATAAAACTAGATTTACTTATACAACTTGTACATGTCCTGGAAGTAGTGGAGCAGTTGTCCATTTTGTTGGATTTGATAAATGGTGGATGTCTGATCTTGTCCACTGTGGAACTTTTAAGAATAAATTGAACTATAGTGGAACAGGCTAcgttacataa
- the LOC106054676 gene encoding uncharacterized protein LOC106054676: MHFLKACAIMTSIEITNAYCTYESWGTSFDSPGQSTCQEVNYYIQGLDRNDLKIDDQINLLEGVKCCSAPSQWSNNEEQVVYGDWTVTFDHNDIWANCPEGFFLQGLQRSSTGSPNYAGYLHNIEYARCTKPANHPFYYEKCYVKEINFNYKGIFSCNEDYYVSGLHRGSCDNLYCVDRLQCCKMANVPEEIIDEHKLKTKIMDTTLSNLAYLAAVLGYGWCLGTKGIYVGEDFYREGDSWVADSRLFWPNTRCEGYKCNERLAIDYTGWTLAAKEIIYGEHVVDELKPETIDTGVEYNHMNTSSTKLLERSQTVTETIQHSTTSSWKNSLEYSVSLNFDLFDILKISATYKTTFEYTSSTTNENSLMKASTFKVSTTQTIPRRSAVKYTVVLGKTRTTVPYTAVIIAKFNVKFRGFLRWGGGSSSTTTNYHYLHKGSGDRPSIPYTFGDQSEAFYAALKRQSEHQARPWLWNEMINNYPSARHLINRLTDESQYEFTLSGKLEHVAGTKIDVIWENARLNRRSVPDKRKSNISHLAYSSFFATVGPKDKSVDVKYPKVELANAELFKQESILLNPNTT; encoded by the coding sequence ATGCATTTCTTGAAGGCATGTGCCATTATGACATCAATAGAAATAACAAACGCCTATTGTACATATGAGTCTTGGGGGACCAGTTTTGATTCTCCAGGTCAGTCTACATGCCAAGAAGTGAACTACTATATACAAGGACTAGATAGAAACGATTTGAAAATTGATGATCAAATCAATCTCTTAGAAGGAGTAAAGTGTTGCAGCGCCCCGTCTCAATGGTCAAATAACGAGGAACAGGTCGTATACGGTGACTGGACAGTAACTTTTGATCACAATGACATATGGGCTAACTGCCCGGAGGGATTCTTTCTTCAGGGTTTGCAACGATCATCTACAGGAAGTCCAAACTACGCAGGATACTTACATAACATTGAATATGCAAGATGCACTAAGCCAGCCAATCATCCTTTCTACTATGAGAAATGCTATGTCAAGGAGATTAACTTTAATTATAAAGGTATTTTTTCTTGCAACGAGGACTACTATGTAAGTGGTCTACACAGAGGTAGCTGTGATAACTTGTATTGTGTAGATAGGCTACAATGCTGTAAGATGGCTAATGTACCAGAGGAAATAATTGATGAACATAAACTGAAGACAAAGATTATGGACACAACATTGTCGAATTTGGCTTACTTGGCAGCCGTCCTGGGATACGGTTGGTGCCTTGGCACAAAAGGTATCTATGTAGGAGAAGATTTTTATAGAGAAGGAGATTCCTGGGTGGCTGACTCGAGGCTCTTTTGGCCGAACACTAGATGCGAAGGTTACAAGTGCAATGAAAGACTCGCCATTGATTATACAGGATGGACTTTAGCTGCAAAGGAAATTATATATGGAGAACATGTTGTTGATGAATTGAAACCAGAAACTATAGACACTGGCGTAGAATATAACCACATGAATACTAGCTCAACAAAACTATTAGAACGTTCACAAACAGTGACTGAAACAATTCAACATTCAACGACCAGCAGTTGGAAGAATAGTCTTGAATATTCAGTTTCACTCAATTTTGACTTATTTGATATCTTAAAAATATCAGCCACCTATAAAACAACTTTCGAGTATACATCTTCAACAACAAATGAAAATAGCCTAATGAAGGCAAGTACGTTCAAAGTATCTACGACTCAAACTATTCCTCGCCGTTCTGCTGTGAAGTATACCGTGGTGTTAGGAAAAACTAGAACAACAGTTCCTTATACGGCTGTTATCATTGCAAAGTTCAATGTTAAATTTCGAGGATTCTTGAGATGGGGAGGAGGCTCTTCTAGTACTACAACCAATTATCATTACCTACATAAAGGAAGCGGAGATAGACCCAGCATACCTTACACTTTTGGAGATCAATCTGAAGCTTTCTACGCTGCTCTTAAACGTCAAAGCGAACATCAAGCTAGACCTTGGTTGTGGAATGAGATGATTAATAACTATCCTTCTGCACGTCATTTAATTAACAGACTTACAGATGAAAGTCAGTATGAATTTACTTTAAGTGGAAAGCTGGAACATGTCGCCGGTACAAAGATAGATGTAATCTGGGAGAACGCCAGACTAAATCGACGATCAGTTCCtgacaaaagaaaatccaacatatcacATCTTGCTTACAGCTCCTTCTTTGCTACAGTGGGGCCAAAGGACAAGTCTGTAGATGTCAAGTATCCAAAAGTTGAGTTAGCAAATGCAGAGTTATTTAAACAAGAATCTATTCTATTAAATCCAAACACCACTTAA